From Triticum aestivum cultivar Chinese Spring chromosome 7B, IWGSC CS RefSeq v2.1, whole genome shotgun sequence:
GGAAGGCTAAATCCTTGGCGCTATCAATAGAATTGCCAGCTTCTTCAACTCTCTGGGAAaacagtcactacaaaaaaaagacacatccatgacattttgggccgaacgatttttttctgtcatacatatgacacttctatgatgataattgtgacaaaacctggtatcatcatagatgtgatgggctcctacttctatgacaaaaaatcatgatagaaaatgggcttttcgtcctgggcgggccggagacgcagctgcatgacattctttgggccgtccatgacggaaaaaaccgtcgtagaagcgagggcgaggaaaatttcggggagttctcggttacggtgggaggtcgggggccgagcgatgcgcatttctctcgtacacgtacgcgcgtgtgtgcgaggcgttggctctaactgaacccgagcgaggcgttgggctctaactgaacccgagcgattgcactgcaggctacgtgttactgaacccgagcgatcgatcgatggctgttaactgaacccgatcgagcgattccttcgctactgctgctaactgaagccgatcgattggatgaacagtgagcgttgcgggggggtttggatgaatagtgagcggtggcgttgcctctggatgaacatgaccctgtggtgtggagggctggataaatagtagatggtggaggggtgcccgtggaggggtggttgaacaggaccccgtggtgtggagggctggatgaacagtagacggtggggggggggtgcccgtggagtggtggttgaacagtagccggtggagtagcgcgcggtggaggctggatgaataggagcccgtagaggctggaggaggtcgacggtggagatgaacaatatcccgtggagtcccgttttgcggtacgccacaccctcccgatgaacaggacccctgtttcgaccgtaggaggtccgtttcatccgttttgcggtaggccacacccctcccgatcaacaggacccccgtttcgaccgtaggaggtccgtttcgtctgttttgcggtacgccacacccctcccgatcaataggacccccatttcgaccagaggaggtccgtttcctccgttttccggtacgccacacccctcccgatcaacaggacccccgtttcaaccgttttgcggtacgccacacccctcctaatcaacaggacccccgtttcgaccataggaggtccgtttcctccgttttgcggtacgccacacccctcccgatcaacaggaccccgttccgaacgtaggaggtctgtttcctccgttctgcggtatgccaacgtttccatcgcctgttccgtccaacccctcctgatgaacacgaccacgcattccgttccgacccagccggttggctccccatgaacacgacgacgacgctgtttctctgttccgacccagccatgtacacgagccctggccgtatgtatgcgcgagtaggcgttcgagaccccgcccgtatgtacatatacgtggccgtattttctttcttgcaccctggccattgtacgtacatgtacatggtacgtgcgcgcctctactacgacacgtgcgcgtctctacatccaccagtatatatgtacatacacgttcgcgaccagaatgacaacgctacgtacacttcgaccaggtgggtcccgactgtcaggcacttccttgcgtacgaagatgtagctggtgggtcccagcagtcagggggcgaatcgtttttttttgcccggacgcacttccttgcgtgcgaaggtgtagctggtgggtcccagcagtcacgggggaaatgtttttttcacgaaatacggtggcccgtccggtgggtccccgctgtcaggtggagaaataattattttgcgcgtaataggagacacttccttgctgcggccgtggacccagctgtcagcgtctccacgcacagtactcttccgatggaagtcagtcgttgaccacattgaccacgccacgccgagagcaccacggcggtggacaatggcaaggcctaggaaggggacgacatggaggcagggaagactcggcagttgtttcccacgcggaggggagtacgactgtacgagggtttactggttcgtctgccatcgccggagaataaaagcaggtgtgggtgagtagagggatggctaggccagcgatgtgagtatggtggggcggcaaggcctgcacggcagcacagccagccgcggggaggagggagcaggtagtcccgccggtgcttgtttgagcggctggagcaggaagagcagagattgaagaagcacgacgaccgttggatggacatccaacagtcactgcttgtgggtcaacctttttttaggaaagtctcaaatctatggaaaacaacatataacccatctgccattatttctaataatttacagcccatttgctaattcttaagggttttttggatcccatattctttttgttagcattatagcccatattgtggccacggttaaaaaattatacgaaaatttgcatatttcgatgcggtccgaactgtttttaatcccgaaatttcgactcacattcaaactgatttaaaaaataaagtatatcaatataaaatccaacaaattctccatgcataaaaattaatgtaatttaaaatcttgaaatgaaaaaaagatatttgaaactaattgtcggtttgatgtgttttaaaaatgtacaacccatttctcattactgatggaccattttcttggccagccgaatgaaagctctcctcgtcttgaaaggttTGCagtccaacaggcctgacaaagcgacttacttggcaaatcacaaaaaaactgggctatggccgtggacccagctgtcagcctctccacgtacagtactcttccgatggaagtccttccttgaccacgccgcgcagagagcaccactgcggtggatgatggtgaggcctaggaaggggatgacgcagagccggggaagacgcggcagtggaagcccgcgcggagaggagtacgaggggtcACTGGTTCAACTgcgttgtgaggctgccgtcgccgcagggcctggccagcggtgggaatagtagggggcggtgaggcctctgcggcagcacagctggccacgggaggcaggagcatgcggcacgaccggacgagaggttgaagaagcactacggccgttggatggacatcgtatggtcactactaggaaaaggcctactaatggcgcaccggttttgcctactaatggcgcactaccgatgcgccattagtatcacaccaccagtattttttactaatggcacaacaatgatgcgccattagtatctggtatactaatggcacaccactagtgcgccatttactaatggcgcaccactagtgcgccattagtatagcccacggtgtgccattagtatctgatatactaatggcgcaccacatagaagtgcgccattagtaacatttttttttcaatttttttttcagaatttttttattttttttccaattttttttaaatttttttttgtttttttcttaatctcaggtcactatggcttaatctcgggtcaatatgcttaaactcaggtcaaatcgcactccatggtcaaacttcccaaaaggtcacccatcctcacactactccagcccaagcacgcttaacttcagagttctatccaaccccagcaacagctcacttcacaggcacttgttgatatatctagcatatcaatcctattataccttgttgatgtctagtactttgttcatgttcatgactatgatgaaattttgaaaaatatttcaaacttcccggtcatattacgtatcattttctgaaaaacatttcaaaaaaaaattcagaaccaattttttttctgttgtgcgccactagtaagtttgaattttttgcctctagatcttgaaaggcccgtaactttttttctgttaggtttttgaggattttgaaaatgtttaacgaggttcccccgttaaatttggatgtaacttttcgagtagatgatttttcatataaaaaactttttaatccgagttcgtatgcaaaagttatggccattttacaaatttccagagagattttgcaaataaagtcgaaattcatatttgtaaattttcccaaaaactagaccacatatcacatgggaaccttttttttttacatttttatcattttcttttattttttaaactgaaaaggcggtccaccgggggggggtGCGTTCGGGaacttttgggccaagttagtaatggcgcaccagtggatagtgcgccattactagttactagtaagatgcccgtgctacgCTATAGGATCAAAAAATATAAGGTGGACCTAAGTTATAGTCAGGAACTCATACATTTATTAAAGTAGTGATATATTATTATTGATAAATAGACATCGAGCACAATCAAACATATGTTTTTTAATCGATGAACCCCTTCATCATGAAGCCAAACTCTTTATTGTCCATCTACATCTCGTAGGAAGACCCTTCTCCCTACTCAACTCTCTAATTGCTCGCTCTATCCTATATCAAGGGGAGAGCATGCGGCAAATATAAAATTCGTCTACACACGTAGCAACTTACACACGTAGCAACTGTGACAACATTCACCAGCTTTATCTCTCCATTTGCCTGTCTTTGGCTTCTGTTTGCTTAACATGGACTACAATTCCAACCCGCACACAATTATCTGCTAGAAATGGTAAAGACATTGAGCACCTCACAAACATATCACATCCAGTAACAAGCCACGATAACTCACatgagaaaagagaaaacaataaaATAAAACACTTGGTGCATAACTTGCATACATGAGTACATACAAGTACAACCAAAATAATCGGGCTCCATAAGCAAGATTACTATGGCAAAATGATGTGCCATGTGCCAGCATCCTTCGAACAGTGGCTTCGTCAAATGCAAGCCCTGTGAACTCCTCTTTAGTTGTTTGCTCAAAACATTTATGCCAACCATATTAGTTTTGGGCCTCTCACATCATCCATCTGCTCACCTAAAAAGAATAAAGGATATTAGACAATCAATACAGCATACGTAACAGTTAGGTATATTCAGGGAAAGGAACAAATATTAGCCTGTAGATGGTTTGTAGTATATTTAGTCAAGGAAAAAACAATGAATAACACTTGCAATACATTTTGTACCAAGCAAAGGAACAAAATGTACAGTAAAACATGCTTTTGAATCATGTGTATATATAGAAGGGGCAAATGCACATGCACATATTATGCATACAAAAACATCAGTACTGGCCCTCTTTTCACTTTCTTGCATCAACCAGGTTTCCACACATACACAAAAAAAAGATGCCGATAATAGACAGCAAGGAAATAAATATTCGAGGTGTGAattgaaatttttgatgtggagctACCAAGCAAATGAGGGGCGTCGATGAAAAACGGCCTGCTGTAGGTGTCATCCAAAATTATTTGAACAGTGGAAGTaataaagaaaactaccaaaaacaaTTTGAATACATGTATAATATTTTCTGCAAAAAATATCATGAACGCTAATGCAAGCATCTTAGTTGTTTTTCTTAAAGTCCTCTACACAAACTTCAGAACCATAATAGCTGGCAAGCAATTTTAGATGATTGACCCTAGTAATCTAGATAGATTGAATTTCTACAGCCATCGAATTGTACTCGAGTGATTCATACCTTGAACTACAGGCTGAGAACTTCTTTGTAGACTATGTTCTTTGTAAAATTTGCATTGGAGTTGGTTTGGCCTTCCTTTTGCTTTTCTGGGACAGTAAGAATCTTCATATTACTTCTTGATATAGCTCTAGAAAGAGCAACATAGAGTTGCCCGTGTGAAAATACCGGTTCAGGGAGGTATACACCAACATTTGGTATAGTTTGTCCCTGTGCCTTGTTAATGGTCATAGCAAAGCTAAGCCTGACTGGAAACTGCTTCCTCTTGAACCTAAATGGAAACATCTCATCATCTGATGGGCAAAGAGGAATTCGAGGAAGGAACACCCTCTTACCGGCATGCTGGCCCAGCACAATCTCAGCATCAATTGCATTCCTCATGAACCCTCAGACAATCAGCCTCGTCCCGTTGCACAACCCACTCGCTGGGTCAATGTTCCGTAACAATATAATAGAACAATTATCTTCAACTTGAGGATATGGGGAGGTATACCATTAGGTGTCAATGAATTCAAGAATTCTGCAGGGTAGTAGTTGTGTGGATCATCCTCCGCGCGATCAAAACTGTAGTATATCATCTCCTCCCCAGGAAATCTCTCAATCATCCTCATATTGATTTTGTCAACGTACTCATTCCGAGTTGATAGAATTGCTCGGGACGTTATGTAGTTTGGATCCAAGAGGTTTTCATCTAGCGGCATCGGGAAAACACTTTCAATAAGCTTGTCAATATCAGAGGCAACGCCGGTATATGGTACACAAATCTCATCTGGGAATCGTATGTAACCATCATCCATAGTATCTTCGGTGCCATTCCCAACACGCAGAAGATAATCAGCAAACCATGGATCACTTTGAGCCCTCATATTACGGACAAGTCTTATATGTCTCATACTCTCCCAAAGGTAAGACTTGCGTAGCGTCGCGTCAATTATTTGTGACCTTGTTCCCTTGCGAACAACAGGAAGCACTTGTCTGAAATCTCCCCCAAACACGATAGTCTTTCCGCCAAATGGCAGGTCAGGTTGAGCCATGATGTCCCTCATGCTATTATCAAGGGCCTCGACTGCCTGTCTCCTTGTCATGGAGGCCTCATCCCAAATTATGAGGGAGGCGCTCATAAGAAGCTTAGCTGTCCCACTTTGCTTGGTGAAGCTGCAAACTCCACCATCTTCAATGTTCAATGGTATTTTAAACCTTGAGTGTGCAGTCCTCCCGCCGGGCAAGATGGATGCAGCAACGCCTGATGTCGCTATTGCAATAGCTATTTTACCCTCACCACGTACTTTTGCAAGTAGTGCTTTGTATAGATAAGTCTTTCCAGTGCCTCCTGGTCCATCAACAAAGAACACACCTCCTTGGCCACTATTGATTGTTGCAAGTATCTCATCATATGCATATCTCTGTTCTGGGTTTAGGAAAGATGAAAAGCCAAGGTGTTCTGGGTTCACCCCTATCGTCGACTCCTCTGTGATCTCCCTAGCCTCGTTATTTGAGCCATCATACGACTCATCAATTTCTGGAAGAGGGAATGATGATATGTCCTTCCCCATCGATTCAAACATACTTTTTATATCTAACAAAGCCATCTGCTCAACTGCATGAGGGGACATGTGGTATAGTCGATAGTCTTCTGTCATAGCTTCCAAGTGCCTGTCCCATAGAACACGCACATTGCTGGGCTCACAAAAGACCAATATAGTGGCAAATAGCCTTCGAAGGGAAGATGGCATCTGAAAAACCTCAGCTTCATTAAGACACTCGTCAATAGTATTATCTGACTCGATAAGACCCCTCCTTTCAGCAGCTTCACGAAATGTCGGGAAAACAATACCATCCACTGTCCTTAGGTCTTGGAAAGATGTAGCACCTGTGACATGGTTTAGAAGCACTCTAAGATAATACCTCTCCCCTTCGGCTGGATGAGCAGACACAATTCTCCCGATCTGTGTGCGTTCATCCCTCCTTTTCCAATACTTTCCACCCGAGATCCAAATAAAAGATGCCGGAAAATCCTTATATAAAATTCCCCAGGCCAACTCATACTTCTTGTTTGCTTCAAAATACTCGGTTAGCATGGTCTTGGGAGCTCCTTCCTGGGAGAGGACATCATTCAGATTTGCGCCCGCCGGGAATGACACCATGTGCATATTAGGGAGGTGGAGTTGTAGCTGCCTAACAGAAGGAAATATCTCACTAAGGTCAAAACCATAGATCCTCCATAATGCTTCTGGTGGTGTAACCCATCTGGAATCTCTGTATTGCTTTATTTCATCAATGTTTCCGTCACTATCCACCGCGTCGATAGAAACAGATGCTCGATCATGCCCCTTATATATGTATTTAAAGAGGTACTTCACAACTTTTATGCTTGAGCAAACCTCAACATTGATGTGGCAGTTATACCTTCTTAGTAGGTAAGGATTGTATGGAACAACCCACCTATTGTCTAAATCTTCACCCCATACCTTCGCACGACGTCCATCATCTCTCCTCCGGTATATGGGATATGAGTCCTTTCCCTGAAGGGTTGACGCATTAAATGGTCGTGGATAGTAGTTCTTGCAGCTACCATTTTGCATGCACACGTTCTTGGGGTTGAGGACTCCACACGGGCCATGCATCATGTGCTTGACGACCATTTTGTACAACTCTGGGTACTTGGATTTGTCTGGCAATTCAGCAGATATTAGACAGTCATATTGCTCTGGGCAAGTTAGCTTGTACCTCCCCTCCATGATTAGGAGGAAATGAGCATGTGGTAGACCTCTTTTCTGAAACTCAACGACATAAACATATGCTGCTACCTTACCGAGCATGTGCTTCTTAAAAAGTTGTATCTTGAGGTCTTCCAACTTTGCTCGAAATACTCGTACGATAAGATCAGGGCGATCCTGTGGGGTTTGTCCAGGCTCTAGCTCACTAATTATCTCATCCCAATTTGGATTGCAAGTCATGGTTAAAAATATATCTGGTTTCCCATACTTTTGCACCAAGGCCATGGCATCAAGATACCTTCGTCTCCTATCTCTTTTTCCCCCAATAAATGATGTAGGAAGTATAGTCCATTTGCCCACTGCATCCGCACGTTTTTCCCCAGCTTGAAGGCTATCAACAACACCTTGGTATAGATCAGCACGTATTTGTTTCTGGTGATTTCTGATATAGTCCAATCTTGAGCTTTCAACCTTGATGTACATATCAACCACATACTGTTGGAACAGTCGTTTACCATATAGCATGGTGTTAAATACACCACGACGTATTTGAAACTTGTAGAAAATAGTAGTCTCTAACAGATACGCATAATCGACTATTTGTATATGTACCTATGGAAATGAGAGGTAACAAGAGGAAATATTAAGAAAAGTAAGTACAATGAGGATAAACAAAATGAACACATGCTATTTCCGTTATATGAATTACCTAGACTATGTCGACCAGTGCGACGAGATTGAAGTATCTCATTCAAGTTGACGCCATTCTTCGGGATTTCGGGATGCCAACCAATCTCCCCTCTTGGAAAGAATAAAGGGTAAGACAACGGATCATAGCATCCATAATATGGCTGGATGCTATATCTCTTGTTGTCCTTACCAAATAGTACTATGCTACGATCAAAGTGCTTACATAGTTCATTACCCTCAACCCAAATAGCCGCAACCTCCGATGATATAGGCAAGTTATATCTCCGTTGGTCCAACCTCATGTCGGTGTTTAGTTCAATACGGTATTCCTCAAGGTCATCGACTCCACCTAGATTCCTGAATGTCTCAGAATAAGGATTATCCTTGAGGATGTCGACAAGCTTACGAATGACATCTCGGTCTAGGTTTGGGGAGCGCCGAAACCTATGTTGTAAACTGGGATCATCATCATAGAAGTAGAGCTCCAAATGCTTAGGTCCATCTTGAGTTGGACCAAATGAGAAGACGTTGTGGTAAATCTGACCGTGAGCTCAGAATGTATACACTCCTGAACTCATGTTTGTGTATCTATTGTCCAGACTGACTCCAAGGGTGGTGAATGAGAAGTGTCCATTAAAGTACCGAATGTTCTCCCTAAAATGCACGTCATTGGGATCTGAACTTGTGTATAACATTTGAAGTTCCAAGGGAGGTTCTGAGTGTGCTAGGTTAATCTTTCCGGACCGACAACAAAATCCACTTGTTTCATACTGGAACCTCTTTGCACCACAGTGATTGCAATCAGGTTTTGGTGTCAACATGTGAGTACTTActggtatattgtggtagacacgATCATATAGGTCAGGGACAATGGTGTCTGTTGTAAAGGCATCTACCAAGTCTTCATCGTCACCTACATATAATGAGATGAATGGCCTTATATAGGTCTTGCTTTTTTTTGTATGTAGAGAAATAAGGTATCCATGGCATTGGCAATACCTCTCCCAGCAAATGCGAAGTActcatcatcttgttcttcagaCATGTGAGAATCATCATCATCGGCGACAAAGCTTTCTATTGGGGAATCTGAATATACGAAACCATCATGGGGTGATGATGGATTGTCCACTGATGTAGATGTTGGACATTGCACCGATGTGAGTTCCATGTGCTGGATAGTATCATCATCTCCTAAATGTAATTTGAAGATCGATGTTGTTACATATATACAGATGTGTGTGAGAATTACCTTGAATCGTAGCAGAAGTTTGTGCGAGCGTACCTGGGTGGCTAAAGACATAAGAACTTGATGATGGATGTCCCATCAATGAACCTGTAGGGCACTGTAGTGCAACAGAATCCCTGCAGAGGGCATCTCGTTTAGATGCGTAGCTTGCATTACGTTGAGCTAGGAGTGCTTGCCGCTCTTCAGGTGGTAGGCTTTGCCTACGTGCTCGCCGGCGTGCATTTATTTCTTGCCTCTCATCTATTGTCAAACTTTGCCTACGTGCTCGTTGGCTTGCATTCCTCTCATCAAGTGCCATTCGTTGTCTTTTCTCTCTTCTTTGTGCATTAATCTTTTCCCTCTCAGCAGGTGTTAAATTTTGCCGACGTGCTCTAACACGTTCTCTCCTTGCTTGGATTTGTTCTGGTGTACGGCTAGCATATCTTATTGCTTCACGTACACGCTTTCGTCCTATAGCATTTTAATGAGAAATTAATTAAGTAGTTAAATAAAATTACTTATGCATAGAATTTCGCCTTATAGATTTACCTTTTGAGCTTTCTCCTCGCTCCAAGCCCTCAGTTGATATGAGCATGCCATTAGTAGGAAAAATCGTAGATGATTCGTTTGTCACTTCATCATCCAAAGACGACTGACTTGAACTTGTCATATCTATTGGCTCGCGTATAAATATACTTGTATGAGGAATTGGCGTGCCACTGGAGCAAGTTCTGTTGGACTTGGCTACAAAATAATGCATTCAAAATGCAGACTGGTTAGATGAAATATAAActaagaaatgcataaaaatgcaGTTAGATTAGATATAAATAATCCAGGATGTTGGGAGTCAGCTATGTAAAGTTTGTATCATTCAGTACTTTTCCAACTGCTACTGATACAATATTCAGATGGGAAATAAGCTATGAAATGCATAAAAACTGCAGTCAGAT
This genomic window contains:
- the LOC123162223 gene encoding uncharacterized protein isoform X3: MHYFVAKSNRTCSSGTPIPHTSIFIREPIDMTSSSQSSLDDEVTNESSTIFPTNGMLISTEGLERGESSKGRKRVREAIRYASRTPEQIQARRERVRARRQNLTPAEREKINAQRREKRQRMALDERNASQRARRQSLTIDERQEINARRRARRQSLPPEERQALLAQRNASYASKRDALCRDSVALQCPTGSLMGHPSSSSYVFSHPGDDDTIQHMELTSVQCPTSTSVDNPSSPHDGFVYSDSPIESFVADDDDSHMSEEQDDEYFAFAGRGDDEDLVDAFTTDTIVPDLYDRVYHNIPVSRWMM
- the LOC123162223 gene encoding uncharacterized protein isoform X1 yields the protein MHYFVAKSNRTCSSGTPIPHTSIFIREPIDMTSSSQSSLDDEVTNESSTIFPTNGMLISTEGLERGESSKGRKRVREAIRYASRTPEQIQARRERVRARRQNLTPAEREKINAQRREKRQRMALDERNASQRARRQSLTIDERQEINARRRARRQSLPPEERQALLAQRNASYASKRDALCRDSVALQCPTGSLMGHPSSSSYVFSHPGDDDTIQHMELTSVQCPTSTSVDNPSSPHDGFVYSDSPIESFVADDDDSHMSEEQDDEYFAFAGRGDDEDLVDAFTTDTIVPDLYDRVYHNIPVSTHMLTPKPDCNHCGAKRFQYETSGFCCRSGKINLAHSEPPLELQMLYTSSDPNDVHFRENIRYFNGHFSFTTLGVSLDNRYTNMSSGVYTF
- the LOC123162223 gene encoding uncharacterized protein isoform X2 → MTSSSQSSLDDEVTNESSTIFPTNGMLISTEGLERGESSKGRKRVREAIRYASRTPEQIQARRERVRARRQNLTPAEREKINAQRREKRQRMALDERNASQRARRQSLTIDERQEINARRRARRQSLPPEERQALLAQRNASYASKRDALCRDSVALQCPTGSLMGHPSSSSYVFSHPGDDDTIQHMELTSVQCPTSTSVDNPSSPHDGFVYSDSPIESFVADDDDSHMSEEQDDEYFAFAGRGDDEDLVDAFTTDTIVPDLYDRVYHNIPVSTHMLTPKPDCNHCGAKRFQYETSGFCCRSGKINLAHSEPPLELQMLYTSSDPNDVHFRENIRYFNGHFSFTTLGVSLDNRYTNMSSGVYTF